The Candidatus Cloacimonadota bacterium genomic sequence AGACAATTGCAAAATTAATACCATATTGACCAAAATAACTAATAGTAACAGCGCTAATGATAATTCCCACAATTCCCCCCACAATTGATAAGAAAATAGTTTCTACCATAATCATTCCGAAAATTTTTGCTTTGTTCATTCCGATAGCCATAAGCATCCCGATTTCCCGCATACGCTCCATAACCACCATCAACATTGTATTGATAATCGCAAATGCCAGAGCAATTAGAATGATTGCAAGGAAAAGGTAACTCATCTGCTGCATCAAGACAGTCATCATAATTAGTGACGGTTGAATTGTTTTCCATGATTGAACATCTAAGTTTGGAAATTTGTGCTTTAATTTTGCAGTAACTTCATCGGTTTCACTATTATTGTTGAGGAGAATGGCAATCTCGGAAGTTTGCGATGGAGCGAGTCCTATCAGGTTTAATATATCTTCATTTTTAACGAAAATCATACGCTCGTCAAAATTGCTATCCTGAGTTCTATAAATTCCCACAACACGGAAAGCACCGTAAGTTATGATTCCTGTCATATCTTGAATTGTAATCACAATTTTTGAATTGACTTTTGCTTTTAACTTGGAAGCAAGTTTTTCACCGATCACGGTTGGAGGAACTCTTGTTTTCGTTTCAAAATAATTTCCCTTAATGATTTTTGTCCAAAGATTTGTTACCCGTTTTTCTTGTTCTGGAATAATTCCATTGATTAAAACTCCTGTTCCGGTAATTGCGGTGCTAGCCATCGCGGTTGCTTTGATCCTTTTGGAAGCTGCCTTTACTTGGGGCAGATTGGCAATATATACAAGTTTTGGGATTACATCTTTGATGGTAAATTTCACTTCATTGTTCGCCAAAAATTTTGGATTATGAATTTGAATGTTTGAAATCTCGGTTTCAATGGAAGAATTTACCAGCTGTTCCTGCATCCCGTTCATAATCCCGAGGGTAAATATTCCTCCGAAAAGCCCAAGAGTAACTGCGATGATGACGACTAAGCTTCTTAATTTATTTCTCCAAACATTTTTCCAAGCAATAGCTAAAATCATCATCTCATTT encodes the following:
- a CDS encoding FtsX-like permease family protein; this translates as MMILAIAWKNVWRNKLRSLVVIIAVTLGLFGGIFTLGIMNGMQEQLVNSSIETEISNIQIHNPKFLANNEVKFTIKDVIPKLVYIANLPQVKAASKRIKATAMASTAITGTGVLINGIIPEQEKRVTNLWTKIIKGNYFETKTRVPPTVIGEKLASKLKAKVNSKIVITIQDMTGIITYGAFRVVGIYRTQDSNFDERMIFVKNEDILNLIGLAPSQTSEIAILLNNNSETDEVTAKLKHKFPNLDVQSWKTIQPSLIMMTVLMQQMSYLFLAIILIALAFAIINTMLMVVMERMREIGMLMAIGMNKAKIFGMIMVETIFLSIVGGIVGIIISAVTISYFGQYGINFAIVSKGLSSLGYASIAYPIVSAKFYFIIAIMVVITAIISSFYP